The DNA segment GCATTACCTTCTTTGTGCTGGTGGTAGTGCTGGCCTGCCATTGTGCGATGGATAACTTTCCTCTCCATAGCAAAGGAGCCATTCAGATCCTTCTCCAGGGCAGAAGGGTCACAGTCCAATCGTGAAGTGCTGTCGGGAGCAGAACTGCCAAGGTCTTCTTCAGGAGGCGGCAAAGGAGGTGGTGGAAGGTCTGCAAGCAGAACGGAGAGGGAGGAGCAGTCAGTGCCTCATTCCACAAGGCTCACAGGGCTTCCTCAGGAAGTCCCCACATCATTTGCTCTGAGAAAGAATGCAACTGGCTTTGTGCTTACCTCCCTGCTTCTTCTCTCGGCGGTAGTGGCTAGACTTGgacttcttctttccttttcctttctctcctggAGGAAGAGGCATATCCCCTAGGTTTGGATGGGGTTTCCCTGTCAGTAAAAATCCAACATTTGAATCAGAAGCTATCAGTCAGCAATTTTGTtgattcagtaataataataataataatccttacagcccaggagcaagccatcagaacaaatgcaattaaggccaagattgaaaaatcagctgatgacccaaaatgcagactgtgcaaggaaaccgacgaaaccattgatcatatcttcagtaAGATGCTGTCAGAAAATTGCATgggcagactacaaacagaggcacaactatgtgacccaaatgattcattggaacgtatgcctcaagtaccacctccttgcagcaaagaactggtgggatcacaaacctgcaaaagtattggaaaatgagcacgcaaagatactgtgggacttccgaatccagactgacaaagttctagaacacaacacaccagacatcacagttgtggaaaagaaaaagggttggatcattgatgttgccatcccaggtgacagtcgcattgacgaaaaacaacaggaaaaactcagccgctatcaggacctcaagattgaacttcaaagactctggcagaaaccagtgcaggtggtcccggtggtgatcggcacattgggtgccatgccaaaagatctcagccggcatttggaaacaatagacattgacaacattacgatctgccaactgcaaaaggccaccctactgggatctgcacgcatcatccgaaaatacatcacacagtcctagacacttgggaagtgttcgacttgtgattttgtgatacgaaatccagcatatctatctggtttgctgtgtcataatcaaataataataataataataataataataataataataataataataataataataataataataataataataatttatttgtataccgctctatctccccaaagggactcagggcggtttccaacacaggtaacattcaattaccaacacaaaaatatacagatacagccataataaaacatcaacataattactattGATTCTACCCAAAACTCAGCTCTGGTGAAGGCTAGCAGTTATTCtggtggatggatggagaaaaagaagagTTACAACTATATTGGAGATTCTTTAGGGCAGCTAACCAAGGTTAGAAGCCCTTCTTGCTCAATGAAAGACAGGGACACGTGTTAAATATGTTTTTGCCCCATCTTCCCTTTAAGAAGCTAAGAGAATTGTGCACAATCCCATCCCCTGCCTACTTGAGCTTGACAACAATCTGTTATGTGAAGCAGACCAGGCTTAGAAACCCAGAGAAtgtcatggctaagcagggatttgaactctggtctccacaaCCCTAATGTGACACTGAATAACCCCTGCTAGACTCTGTCACTCTTCATTCTTAAAAGGATTAGATGGCTGTGCATGACCAGGAATTGCTTGTTGGAGAAAATGCACCCACCTATTCCTGAGGAGTCCACATTCTCTGCATTGTGCCCTGGGGTCTGGCTCAGGTTACGTCGATGACCTTGCCGGGAAGTAATGCCTTCAGGTCCCTCTTCAGGCATGTTGAGATTTGGGTTTGACTGAGTCAAAGGAGGACTTGAGGCCCTCGGGAATGGCCCTGAGCCATTGGGTTGCCGCCTTGAAAATAAGAAGCAGGAAGGCAGTCATGAGGGAAGGGAGGACAAAGGGGCAAAATCAACTCTTTGCATGGTTCTATTTATCCTTTGCactcaaaatcaaagcaaaattcAGTGTCAAATCAGCTCTTATTTTTGCAttacttcacttcttcacttcacttcacttcacttcactttatttcttaattagtcgctctccactagagtgctccgagtgacttacaatttaaaaaccattccacaatataaaaacattcaacctaaaaacattcaacagtgactatttggcaaattagatctgatttacttaaatgcacaaccaaacagccaagtcttgagcgcttttccaaaaggtcgcaactccgatattgctctaacatatggaggcaatgagttccacagaattggagcataggtcgaaaaggctctacgccttgtagcttccaggtgtacctccctagggcccggtacgtataggagattttcctgggaggatcgaggtgaccactgatggaagaaaggaatgaggcagcccctaagatataatggtccttggccatttcgagctctaaatgtcaggatcagtgtcttgtaagagatccaatgttctAAAAGCTGGATTTTGCTTATCCAGATGATGGTGTAAATATTTCTAAATTTCCAATAGCTATCATGGGGACTAGACATCTTCATTTAAATCTGAAAATCTGGGGATGTTGATCAAAACAAAACTTGGCACAATGGTGACATAAAAAAACCAATAGGACCTTAGGAAAGCAAGGAATTTAAGGGTAGTATGTGAGATAGTTTTGCACGGGCAGACTGCATGCATTGTAACCAAACAAGGTTCATACCTTGGTAGATGTGGGATCTCAAAGTGATGCAGTCTTGGGATATCCTCCGAAGCTCGGATCTCTTCCCGGGGTGAGGGCGTTAATGTAACTGTGGACTGCTGCCCGTATGAATTCGCAGGAGAGGAAGCATCGCCtcgaggaggaggtggaggacacGCTTCTTCCTGGATGTTCTCCATCAGGTAAGTCCTTTCTGGCAGAGGCGGACACCACTCTCCCACCTCTGAGCTGCAAAATGATTGAGATACTTTGACTGGGGCATATTAGGCTCTCTGTCCAGTGTTGTCACCAGTGGGGTGCATGGGGTGTGGGCTCTGCCAGGTGACAGCATCCGAGGGGGCGACACCTGTCCAGTAGTAATAGTCCCATGGCTTTCATAAGGTTTTCCTAGACAAGAGATACTCAGAACAGGGAAATACAGCTTTctcagaaatatagcctatagcacctggtattctttgACAGTCTCCCATGCAAAGACAAACCAGTGCTGACCCTACTTACTctcaaaaataagacaggatCTAGTGCTTTTGAGATAATTGGGCAAAGCAGAAGGTCATAGACCTAGTATTGAGTGTTGTAACCCTTACACTGGTGTTTCTTGTGACATCTTTTAATTGTACGTGTGTGTATGTTGTTGAGCAAAGAGTAAGGAGATTTGCCCTAAAAGTTGTAGCAGCTTGTATGGGTGGACAGACTTTCAGTGAAAAATGCATCAATTGCTTGTCCTAAGGCAACATTTCTAAGAACATCTGTTGACACAAGTTCTTTCAAATGTAGGACACCCCCTCTCCCAATTTACATGTTTTCCTACTAATGTTTTGAAAAGCAATTTGACCAGAATAGGATACTGTAGCACAAGAATTCTCTATTTCTCACTAAAAGCACATCAAACACAAAATCACATGTGTTATGGGTTAGTTTAATTTAGAAAAAATGTTGGTAGCAAAGCATGAatctattttatatatgaatctaTTTCCCCATATTGCTTGGTTTTGCCTGCATGCTCTACAAGAACacaatgctgtttccactgatgCTGCTTTTTCCTATAGTCAATGATTTTGTCAAACTTTCTGGTATTTAACTCCAATGTTGCAACATAATCTGTACTGGAAAAGGTCCATAGCGTGACACCATGAGATGCTACACAATTGCCCTCCCAACTTGACTAACATTCTAAGAAATGTTATTTGCTGTCTTTCATTTAACTCTTACCTGACTTcaacttcttcctcttcctctccctcctcttcctccacatACTGGCTGAGCTCACTGGCAGACGGTGGTGGAGGAAGCACTTCTGTCCAGTTCAGGGATGGCGTTTTCACTGGTTTCCCCATTGATTTCTGCTTCATTGGTTTAGCAACTATGAAGACAGATGGAAGTCAAAGAGACTCTCTCAAGCACAGTGAAAGGTTAGTCTAGATGTTGTTTGATTATGGAAAATCCCATATTCAGAAGCAAGTACCATCAAGATCTGTTGGACTACACTTGTGAATCAGATCTATCTAGCACTTTGCTGTCTACACTGATAAGCAGCATCTCAAAGAAACATGTTtatttagagcagtagttctcaacctggggtccccaaatgttttggccttccattcccagaaatcctaacagttggtaatctggctgggatttctgggagttgtaggccaaaaacatttggggaccccaggttgagaaccactgatttagagagtCAGTCTGAAACTTTCACTATGAAATAATGATCCTTTGGTAAGATATGTGTTTGCAATGTCTCACATTAATCCCTGCCAATTGTGTGTCTTCCTACAATTTAATTCTAGATTTATACTCTCATCACTAGCCTCTTCATAAACGAGGTGTTTTCTGCTGATAATTCCTACCAGGTTCAGCCCTGCTCCGTTCAGGCTGGGCGTACTGGATGCTGGGGATCCCAGGCTGGGTGATCCACTGGCTCTCCTCTTCATCAGGTGAGTGGAGATGGGTAGCACCATATGGCATCACAGGTGTTGTGGCATACGGGGTGGTATGCTGGGAAAAGCCCCCATTAAACGTCCTCATGTCATCACTGGCAGGGTCAATGGTGCTGTAAATGGGCCCATCGGACACACCTGTCCCAAATTTCTCAGTCTGAGCAATGTAATTGGAAATCCCAGCATCTGCAAACAAGGAGTCAATGTCACAATTGTGCTTTCCTAGGTCTTCTGCTTCAGCAGGAGCAGATTTTGTGTGCTTGGACTTTAAGCACTTCCCACACTTGTGGGTTTCAAGAATTCCCTCTACTAATCCATTCTTGAAGGGGAGGAGGATTagtcccactgccttcctctttAAACTAGGGGGAGGTCATGACCTGGAAGCCTGCTTTGGTAGTCTCAGCAGTTTCCTATTTTGTGTACACAAAAAGATTAAACCTCTTACTTGAATCTCTTCATCCCAAACTCTGTAATGTCCAAACGTCCTATCTACAAACCAAACATATATGTCTTCTGCTCACCACTCCTAATGTGATGGAGCCTTACCATTGTAGTATCTTTCGGTAGCATTGTGGTTTCCTGGGCAGCAGGTCACTCCAGGCTCCTTTGTTTTCCCATTTCTCAGTAGGTTTGGGCCTGGCCATGATTCCGCCAGCCATGGATAGCTGGAGGCACTGGTGGCCATGGCAAGCATGCCCGGCCGGCTGGAGGAGAGATGCAAAATCAAGATTATATCTTTTCTGGTCTGTCATCTGATTTTGTTCAAAGGTCTGCTACTACATATTGAATCAATTCTTGAATTGTGGGTAGATCCAATTGATTTAATGGGCCTACTTTAGTCATGGCTTGTGAATTTTGTAAGGCTACAACACAATGAAAACTGAGCcacccttttcctccctccctccctccctctgttgcACCCACCTGCCACTGCTCCGTGAGGCCCCATCCATGTGGGGGAAAGACACTGAAAGAAAAGATCCACATCAGGTCAGTGACACTTTCCTGACCCAGATTGGTTTGGCGAGGAGTGCAGAGGGAAAAGCAATGTAATGGAATTGGAGACAAGAAGCCTTACCTGCTGGCGTGTATGCAAAGGAAGCTGTGAAAGAAAACAAGCAAAAGAGTGAGGCAGCTCATAACAAGTCACGCCTGTGGTCAGCAGCGGTGGGGAAGAACCTAAGGCAGCTGAGGGGATTGTAGCTGTGCAATAGAGCACAAGCATGGCATGCAAAAGACCATGCAATCATAACCATATCACTACTGGTTGGAAAGACCAAATGATGGGGCCCAGGAAGATCATTCCCAGTACTAGATGGACAAACAGCCTGACTCAGTGTCAAAACTACTGAGCAGCAGCCTAGGTTTACATTCTGGAGAAATAATGCCTGACAATGTTCATTTCAGTCAGTAACAATGGAAGAGCTAGACTTCAGGTTGTGACCCAACCCGAGCCTAAAGGATTCTGACTTTTGAAGCAAGAAGCCTTGATCGAAGACCTCTAGAATCTGGTTTTCAAGTCCTTGCACCACACAGGGAACTAAACTTTCATATCAAGGGCCCAATGTTTCACATTTTCTCAGCAACAGTATGAAGGAGATTGAACTGAATctttgaagaggaggaggaggaagaggaggacagaGGAGATAAGGTTTCAGACTGAAGATCTGCCCTTTTAAGGTCCTCCACTCCGCAAAGAATGGGTGAACCATGGCATTAGTGGTTTGCCCCTCAAGGAATACAGGCATTCAGTCACTCTCACTATCTTTGGACAGGCAGCTCTCCATGGTGCTGCCTTCTAAGGTTCTCCCTGGACTTGGGAACATGGCTGGGCAGTTAGGCAGCCAAGCAACACTTTCCTTCCTGataggaagaggaaggaggagatagGAAGTCTTGTCTCACCTGTGTAGTGACTTagttccttcctctttttccGACGACAGTAGATCCACACACTGAAGCACATGAGGATGACCCAGCAGGCTCCTCCAATGCCGGCTATGAAGGCTGGCTGTTTCACCACGTCTGTGATCTGTTCAGCAAGGCTCACACTGTCCCCGTTGCTCACAGACACAGTGTCCTGGTCTGGCAAAGGCTCTGCGCCATGCAGGGGAGGAAGAAGTATCCAGTCAGAGGAGATAAATATGACAAGAGATGCTAATTGCTATCAAGATGAGAAAAAAGGTGAAAACTATCTAATCCAAGTACCTCCCTGCCCCAGGTCCCAAATCCTAAAGCAAAACCAATTTCCCTGACATCTAGTAGGGGGAATTCTAGTACCCAACTTCTCGTTTTTCTGCAAATTTTATGGAGGACTGTCCCATCACATCAACAACTATTGTGAGCCACtccaaatgccattattattattattattattattattattattattattattattattattattattattaacacaacaagatgagtccacagcagacattctgctagctgttgtactggatcacacgtcggacacttcccaagtgtctagggctgcgtgatgtatcagcaaataatgtgtgcagagcccagtcaggtggccttctgcagctggcagctggtaagtttgtcagcgctgattgtgttcaagtgcaggccaaggtctttaggcactgcacccagtgtgctgatcaccactgggaccaccttgactggcttgtgccacagtctttgcaatttgatctttaaatcctcatatcgtgccagcttttctagttgttttaattcaatcctgctgtcacctgggattgcaacattgacaatccatactttgttttttattatttaattattattttattattttaataataataataataataataataataataataataataattaaactagGGGTGATGAAACTGAGTACCACATTTCAAATCTGGGTTTTAAACTAGCTTATGCTGATGGTTTTAGTTCCCAAATCCTTGCTGCCTTTGGCCATGCTGATCACTGGAAAGCAGTTCCTGGGAGCCTTTCTAAAATGGAATATGTTTCTCAACCAGAGAGATGCTCCATAACCAAGCCTGATAATAAACAATGGTTGAAAAAATAAGAAGGGCTCCCCAGCTGAGACCAATGGGTGAGAAAGACTGGTTTTATTGGCACACGTCACTGTTTGAAAGAGGCTTGGATACTCACTGATTTGTATGGTGACTGGGGCACTCCTCACTCCCACGCCTGCCCTGGTGGCTGCTGCAACCTCGGTGCGGTAGACCATGCCTGGCACCAGGCCCAGCAGGACTGTTGAGTGCACTGTGCCATCCACTGTCTTATTGATGTGATAACGGGACTCATTGCCAAGACACCAAATCTAACATGAGAGCAGATGATTGAAAATACTCAATGCCAGTGCAGAAAAGAATTTTCCCCCCTGGTTTCAGAGCACACATGGCAGCTTTTGTGACTTCAGAAGGACTTACCTGGTAATCCTGGATGATCCCATTTTGCTCTGTAGGTGGAGGTGGCTCCCAGGATATGCTAATACTGGTACTGTTGCTGGTCCCCAACATGACCACGGTAACTGCTTGAGGAGGAGCACTGGGaactggaaaaaagaagaaataaagcaTGTATTTGCTCAGAGCTCTCTCACAAAGACAAAGACTCTGTAGTATCGGGTGCTTAGGTATTTTCAGATTTGGAAAGACTCTGAGGCTGTGCCAAGAATACAAAATGTTAGCCTCCTTCTGCACCATTTCTCCTGTTAATTGGCCTTAGGAATACACTACAGCAAGAGTGGCACCTGTGAGGTCCTCTGGACTGCAAATCCTATGATCTCTTGCCATCCtttaccatcctttaagaaacaactgaaaacctggatgtttgggctggcctttggagagacagctattggatgaccagcctcattataattctattctgaatgttattaggtttctttcatcggggtatttcaatctaatgattttatctcatattgctgctatagtccccccccccccacctttgaagttgactgaattgcattggtggttgtttgatagtattactgttgtataaacctttgttttaacttctgttttatcatcttcttgtgttttaaagtgtgtatattgttaatgtatttgcgctgttacttttgtaacattgtgagccaccccgagtccccacggggagatggtggtggggtataaataaagtattattattattattattattattattagctacacTGCATAGGGCCGATCAGAGTTGCAGTCCAGATTTTCTTTTAACTGAAAGTTGCAGGCTTCATGGTGCTCTTGAACTTTCCTTGCGGGACTAGGTTAGCCAGCATGGAGTATGGCTGAAAACAGAGGAACCacaaatttcaaaagaaaaaaacaaaacaaagcggAGGTAATGAGATATGGAAAAGAAGCAGGGTGTACGTATGTGCATGACATCCTGAACATCTCACACTTACCTTCTTCTGGGGTACGCACCAGCAGCACTTCACTGTCCATGCCCTGGAACTCATCAAAATAAGGTCGAATTTTGATTTCATACTCCTGGCCTTTGCTCAGATCAACTAGAATAGTGCTACGTTCAGTAGGCGATTTTACATCCTGCACCAGCCAGGCACTGCCCCTGGTTCGGTACATTACTCGATAGCCTTGGATGAACTGAGCTTGGCGATCAACCTGAGCAAGAAAAGACATACCACAAAATTCTTAGGAATGATATACGCTGCTTGGAACAACTGCCTATCTGTCTGATTCCTAATTCCTTTCTCTGCTTCTCTTGCTTCTGATTCTGCTCTTTTCTTGTATTCCTTTGACTGTCTTTCTTCATCCCCATCTCATTTCTGCATCACACCTATCTATAGCATCTATTCCATCCTTTTATTTCTGGGAGccaattactttttggactagaAATCCCAGATAGCTGCAAAAAATAGATAATGAGCCCTCTATGGTGCAAGAATATCAGTTTGATTGGGGCTTAAACTGATTCATCCTACATCCTGTTCTCCAGATATTCTACTTCTATATTCTTGGCTTGCTGTTTCAAGAACTGCCAGTGATCCTGTTGATACTCACGGTCCAGGTCACTTGGATGGTGGTGGAGGTGAGGACGATGGGATCCTGGAGCTGAACCACAACTTCACCAAGTTCCCTTTGCACTTGCCGGTGATCAACCCCTTGCCTAGTGGGACTCACATCTGTTAAAAGCATGAAATGCGAGGGAAGAAAAGAATAACATTCTTATGGAGGAGAACcagagttgtgttgtcaaaagctttcatggccgggatcacagggttgttatatgtctttcgggctgtgtggccatgttccagaagtattctctcctgacgtttcgcccacatctatggcaggcatcctcagaggttgcgaacccgaaagacatacaacaacactagaACCAGAGTTAATCCTTGACATCATAGCATGGTACTAAATGCTCTTTTTAACCTATctccactgttttttttttaattcagcagTTGCATTCAAATTGTTTGCAAAGTGCATGTGATTGGTTTGGACAATATTGCTGCACGACAGTCTGCATATTCATAAAACTATATAGTTGGAAGGGATCTCCAAAAGCAATCCTTTGCTAATGTAGGAAGGAGAATCTGTGTAATATCTACAAATGTTATACAAAATCTATGTGCCACTAGACCTTCATCCATATAATAAACTGCAAAGTTTATACACACAGAGATCTAATAGATTGGTATATATCTTAACCCACAAGTTTACTCACTCATCCTCACTTAGGTCTCCCTGCTAATATTTCTAAGGACCAGGCCACACACTATATACTAGCGGCAAGACTGGCTCTGGAAACCAGGGAGTTACAATCCCCAAATGTAGATTCTCAAGCTATGGGCAGAACCACTCTTGGGAGCTCCTTTTATCTTATAGATCAAACCACTGCACTCCAACCCACCAGCATATGGGAATCTCACCTTGTGTCCGAACTGGCTCAGAAACAGGGCTGGGATCACTAAGGCCATAGGTGTTGACAGCCCGTATAAGGAAGAGATAAATGGTGTTAGGGTTTAAGCCGCTGACTGTGTGTTTCTCCAACTTGACATTGTCTGCCACAGTCTGCCAAGTACTGCCTGAAGATTGACTGCAACAGaccagaaaaggaaagaagggagcatTGAGAGACCACATGATGTAGTTCCAGAGGCATAGTACAGTACAGGATGGCCACTTAGCCAGTTAAACACAGAAGCAACTGAAAACGCTCTGGTTTGACCTGCGATAAGGATTGACTTACAACCAGAAAGTATATAACATTTGAAGACAAGGTCATTACTACCATTTCACATTGGACATCTACATGGTTTCATACATCCAGAAAGGGTTCAACAAACCATTATCAGGCTGTCAAGTTATTATAGACGGGTTGGAGTGTCCTCTACAATTGTACATGCAAATAATAATGCCCTCTTGAAGCTTTTGCTGCTCCTTCTGGGATGTACACCTCCCTGTGACCCATAACTAGGGAGGAACGAAGAAAGCTATTCTTCATTGCGGGGTTGTAGTCAGCAAGGGGCTGAGCCAAGATTTAAAATCAGGTTATAACTTACAGATGGGATGGGGACCTCCACATATTTTGAACAAAAATACAAAAGGGCACCATGAGACCTTCTAAAATCAAAGAACAGTATTAATTAGTAAAACTTAGAGGAAAAATACTATTCCCCTCCCTGAAACTATCTAAAGGCTAATAATAAGTGATCTGACATAATGTTTCAGGAAGGGAGCACTACTGGGATTCTGCTACACAGAAGGTCCTATCTGGCTCCCCACCAACCTCTCTGTGCCAGGCTTCAGATGAAAAACGTTGGCTGAGATCCTATATCCTGTTGGCAGAGAGTAAAGACTCACCAGGTATAACTCCATTCTGTCTCCCCTCCCTGCAATTTTTGCTCCCATTTTCTGCAGCCTAGTCATCCTGTGAGACCTTTTACGGGCCAGGAGAGAGTGATGCAGAGAGCCAGGAAGTGTTCACATTTGCTGAAGATCTACCTGAAAGTCTCTAAAGTCACCCCCCAAGAGATCCTGGAGGGCACATCCTTCTCCCTTCATCCAGCTGAAGGAACACAGCCAGATGTTGCCTGCCCCACATCTTCTCATGGCCACTTGGAGGCCATTGGAGGTGGCAACACTGCTGCACCAAGTACAGAGCATGGAAGGCCATTGCAGATGGAAGTGCTGAATCCCTCCGAACAAAAAATGGAATGTTCCCttataatgtactagctttgcctggccacgcgttgctgtgacttatgggaatcctttgttgaccaggtggaatagcagtgaatagccttgcagtctcaaagcctggcagttttctggagtagctggagctttttgttgtatgaatgtagaagcatcgatgaggagttgtgcggccaagtttagtgtttctgggatgtgtagttttgttgttttgtcctgggccgaaatttcattacccttttatatatatagactagctgtgcccggccacgcgttgctgtggtgaagtatggtggtatgggaaataaagtattgaggtattggtggtagttaaggtaaacggtaaagattttcccctgacggagcttagccttctaactggcagcaattggataaaaacaattattcctctccctctaattaggacttaatttttcttttctttttgttgtatgaacgtagaggcatggatgaggggtggttctgccaagtttagtgtttctgggatgtgtagttttgttgttttgtcctaggtcgaaatttcattacccttttatatatatagatatatcattGAAATGAT comes from the Anolis carolinensis isolate JA03-04 unplaced genomic scaffold, rAnoCar3.1.pri scaffold_8, whole genome shotgun sequence genome and includes:
- the robo3 gene encoding roundabout homolog 3 isoform X3; this translates as MRRRRLPLWLRSLLSFLLGLAAGSRPRLEDSSPRIIEHPSDLIVSKGEPATLNCKAEGRPTPIVEWYKDGERVETDKEDPRSHRMLLPSGSLFFLRIVHGRRSKPDEGVYVCVARNYLGEAVSRNASLEVAILRDDFRQAPSDVVVAAGEPAVMECIPPRGHPEPTISWKKNNVRITDKDERITIRGGKLMMSNTRKSDAGMYICVATNMVGERDSEPAELVVFERPTFIKRPINQVVLAEDTVNFQCEVQGDPVPTSRWRKEEGDLPRGRSEVQNDNSLRISRVSAEDEGTYTCVAENSVGKSEASGSLSVHVPPQLVTRPRDQIVTQGRTVTFQCETKGNPPPAVFWQKEGSQILLFPSQPPQAMGRFSVSPSGEMTITDAQTSDSGYYMCQAISVAGSILAKALLEVEDVTSDRIPPIIRRGPTNQTLAVDSTAQLQCHVNGNPLPSIQWLKDGERIVGSDPRISLLDNGTLQIMNLQISDSGLYVCIATSSTGETRWSGFLAVQENGGDLQIQLPESNLLPGPPSAPLVTDVTKNSVALIWKPSPVSGGAPVSSYIIEAFSQSSGSTWQTVADNVKLEKHTVSGLNPNTIYLFLIRAVNTYGLSDPSPVSEPVRTQDVSPTRQGVDHRQVQRELGEVVVQLQDPIVLTSTTIQVTWTVDRQAQFIQGYRVMYRTRGSAWLVQDVKSPTERSTILVDLSKGQEYEIKIRPYFDEFQGMDSEVLLVRTPEEVPSAPPQAVTVVMLGTSNSTSISISWEPPPPTEQNGIIQDYQIWCLGNESRYHINKTVDGTVHSTVLLGLVPGMVYRTEVAAATRAGVGVRSAPVTIQIKPLPDQDTVSVSNGDSVSLAEQITDVVKQPAFIAGIGGACWVILMCFSVWIYCRRKKRKELSHYTASFAYTPAVSFPHMDGASRSSGSRPGMLAMATSASSYPWLAESWPGPNLLRNGKTKEPGVTCCPGNHNATERYYNDAGISNYIAQTEKFGTGVSDGPIYSTIDPASDDMRTFNGGFSQHTTPYATTPVMPYGATHLHSPDEEESQWITQPGIPSIQYAQPERSRAEPVAKPMKQKSMGKPVKTPSLNWTEVLPPPPSASELSQYVEEEEGEEEEEVEVSSEVGEWCPPLPERTYLMENIQEEACPPPPPRGDASSPANSYGQQSTVTLTPSPREEIRASEDIPRLHHFEIPHLPRRQPNGSGPFPRASSPPLTQSNPNLNMPEEGPEGITSRQGHRRNLSQTPGHNAENVDSSGIGKPHPNLGDMPLPPGEKGKGKKKSKSSHYRREKKQGDLPPPPLPPPEEDLGSSAPDSTSRLDCDPSALEKDLNGSFAMERKVIHRTMAGQHYHQHKEAEEEIIPYSKPSFLSRSQMSSNCSTTGSSSSRGSTASRGHGSGRSRTTGERSEEKR
- the robo3 gene encoding roundabout homolog 3 isoform X2: MLRYLLQTLLQMNLFADSLAAGDALGNSSELLLRLNSSSAALEPGLGLLELGNLTNSNGSRPRLEDSSPRIIEHPSDLIVSKGEPATLNCKAEGRPTPIVEWYKDGERVETDKEDPRSHRMLLPSGSLFFLRIVHGRRSKPDEGVYVCVARNYLGEAVSRNASLEVAILRDDFRQAPSDVVVAAGEPAVMECIPPRGHPEPTISWKKNNVRITDKDERITIRGGKLMMSNTRKSDAGMYICVATNMVGERDSEPAELVVFERPTFIKRPINQVVLAEDTVNFQCEVQGDPVPTSRWRKEEGDLPRGRSEVQNDNSLRISRVSAEDEGTYTCVAENSVGKSEASGSLSVHVPPQLVTRPRDQIVTQGRTVTFQCETKGNPPPAVFWQKEGSQILLFPSQPPQAMGRFSVSPSGEMTITDAQTSDSGYYMCQAISVAGSILAKALLEVEDVTSDRIPPIIRRGPTNQTLAVDSTAQLQCHVNGNPLPSIQWLKDGERIVGSDPRISLLDNGTLQIMNLQISDSGLYVCIATSSTGETRWSGFLAVQENGGDLQIQLPESNLLPGPPSAPLVTDVTKNSVALIWKPSPVSGGAPVSSYIIEAFSQSSGSTWQTVADNVKLEKHTVSGLNPNTIYLFLIRAVNTYGLSDPSPVSEPVRTQDVSPTRQGVDHRQVQRELGEVVVQLQDPIVLTSTTIQVTWTVDRQAQFIQGYRVMYRTRGSAWLVQDVKSPTERSTILVDLSKGQEYEIKIRPYFDEFQGMDSEVLLVRTPEEVPSAPPQAVTVVMLGTSNSTSISISWEPPPPTEQNGIIQDYQIWCLGNESRYHINKTVDGTVHSTVLLGLVPGMVYRTEVAAATRAGVGVRSAPVTIQIKPLPDQDTVSVSNGDSVSLAEQITDVVKQPAFIAGIGGACWVILMCFSVWIYCRRKKRKELSHYTASFAYTPAVSFPHMDGASRSSGSRPGMLAMATSASSYPWLAESWPGPNLLRNGKTKEPGVTCCPGNHNATERYYNDAGISNYIAQTEKFGTGVSDGPIYSTIDPASDDMRTFNGGFSQHTTPYATTPVMPYGATHLHSPDEEESQWITQPGIPSIQYAQPERSRAEPVAKPMKQKSMGKPVKTPSLNWTEVLPPPPSASELSQYVEEEEGEEEEEVEVSSEVGEWCPPLPERTYLMENIQEEACPPPPPRGDASSPANSYGQQSTVTLTPSPREEIRASEDIPRLHHFEIPHLPRRQPNGSGPFPRASSPPLTQSNPNLNMPEEGPEGITSRQGHRRNLSQTPGHNAENVDSSGIGKPHPNLGDMPLPPGEKGKGKKKSKSSHYRREKKQGDLPPPPLPPPEEDLGSSAPDSTSRLDCDPSALEKDLNGSFAMERKVIHRTMAGQHYHQHKEEEEIIPYSKPSFLSRSQMSSNCSTTGSSSSRGSTASRGHGSGRSRTTGERSEEKR